In Pyricularia oryzae 70-15 chromosome 2, whole genome shotgun sequence, one genomic interval encodes:
- a CDS encoding rhizopuspepsin-3 codes for MLAIYLAYLALWVTGSYAFFPWIPCEDNNSCESQQSRRRGPESGGVVTFPLSVRASNNAAVKSHGESISRIARYLSAKYSRSVSSENDEQHDGSDLTRRQNNRYTISRAQDPKTADSIPLHQDGTDFSYFVDVGIGSGPKQMLMLLDTGAGTTWIMGSTCKSTPCAIHNTFGPDDSSTFKAEAKDFSINYGSGSVSGSLGRDTLSLAGKKIPMTIGIANVTSDHFNHFPFDGILGLSMANGATDNLLQTLKKEKAFKSNVMGVYVNRNSDGPNMGEVTFGGIDSSKHIGDITYTKVPDNAGGVWAIPLDDFSYDGKKAGISGRRAYIDTGTTYIFGPPGDVSAIHKQIPGAKSSDGVTYTAPCDSNKPLTVSFSGASYTIFTSDWLQAPNANGECVSNLYGNEVVRGSWLLGSTFLKNVYAVFDMDQNRIGFAPRSVPPQVTSSTSASGAPAATSVPLAHGPTTPEATGPASPATAGGTSTSSTGSARPSSNQPQSPAQRIYLSRYMLAASFLVAATIASGLS; via the exons ATGCTTGCTATATATCTCGCTTATTTGGCTCTTTGGGTTACTGGCAGCTACGCTTTCTTCCCTTGGATACCATGCGAGGACAACAACAGCTGCGAGTCTCAGCAAAGTCGGAGACGAGGCCCTGAAAGTGGTGGGGTTGTAACGTTCCCTCTGTCCGTGAGGGCGTCCAAT AACGCAGCGGTTAAGTCCCATGGAGAGAGTATATCGCGAATAGCTCGGTATCTCTCGGCCAAGTATAGTCGATCGGTCTCGTCTGAAAACGACGAGCAACATGATGGATCAGACTTGACCAGGCGACAGAATAACAGGTACACGATATCCAGGGCCCAGGATCCCAAGACCGCGGACAGCATACCGCTCCACCAAGATGGGACCGACTTTTCGTACTTTGTCGACGTCGGCAtaggctctggtccgaagcaGATGCTAATGCTCTTGGACACCGGTGCCGGTACAACCTGGATCATGGGCTCGACGTGCAAGTCGACTCCATGCGCCATCCACAACACTTTTGGACCCGACGACTCATCCACCTTCAAGGCTGAAGCGAAGGACTTTTCGATAAACTATGGCAGCGGATCGGTTTCTGGATCGCTGGGGCGGGACACACTCTCGCTCGCTGGCAAGAAGATCCCGATGACGATCGGTATTGCCAACGTTACATCCGACCACTTCAATCATTTCCCATTCGACGGTATTCTCGGCTTATCCATGGCCAACGGGGCCACGGACAATCTGCTTCAGACTttgaagaaggaaaaggcaTTCAAATCCAACGTGATGGGGGTTTATGTCAACCGCAACTCGGACGGACCCAACATGGGCGAGGTTACTTTTGGTGGGATCGATTCGTCAAAGCACATTGGGGATATCACGTACACCAAAGTTCCGGACAACGCTGGTGGTGTCTGGGCCATCCCTCTCGACGACTTTTCATACGATGGCAAGAAGGCTGGCATATCGGGTAGGCGCGCCTATATCGACACGGGTACGACCTACATCTTCGGCCCACCTGGTGATGTTAGCGCTATTCACAAGCAGATCCCTGGTGCCAAGAGCTCCGATGGAGTAACCTACACAGCACCATGCGACTCGAATAAGCCCTTGACCGTCTCCTTCTCGGGCGCTAGCTACACCATCTTCACGAGCGATTGGCTGCAGGCTCCCAATGCCAACGGCGAGTGTGTCAGCAACCTATATGGAAACGAGGTAGTCAGGGGTAGTTGGTTGCTCGGGTCCACATTCCTCAAGAATGTCTATGCCGTCTTCGACATGGACCAGAACCGTATCGGCTTCGCCCCTCGATCTGTTCCACCTCAAGTCACATCGAGCACGAGCGCCTCAGGAGCACCGGCAGCGACTTCGGTGCCTCTGGCACACGGCCCAACCACTCCAGAAGCGACCGGTCCTGCTAGCCCTGCTACTGCTGGCGGAACGTCGACGTCGTCAACGGGTTCCGCCCGACCTTCATCCAACCAGCCGCAAAGTCCTGCCCAACGCATATATCTCAGTCGATACATGTTGGCTGCATCGTTCCTCGTTGCAGCAACAATAGCATCGGGGCTCTCCTGA
- a CDS encoding GET1 → MPSLLILIFTIEVAVELINTIGAATINNLLWRIFNALPTKLSAQFAEQRKLQQDYLKVRRELNATSSQDEFAKWAKLRRQHDKLLEQLEKKKAALDSTKGNFDKYITGIRWVGTQGLRYFLPFWYAKVPMFWLPYGWFPYYAEWLVSFPRAPMGSVSIASWQLACTGFVVLIKDAITALVVFVMGMRQSNVKQAVPVKAVSGEKASDEKEGKKEL, encoded by the exons ATGCCTTCACTACTGATTCTGATCTTCACCATCGAGGTCGCGGTAGAGCTCATCAACACAATCGGCGCGGCGACCATCAACAACCTG CTATGGAGGATTTTCAATGCCTTGCCCACCAAGTTGTCGGCACAGTTTGCAGAGCAACGGAAGCTGCAGCAGGATTACCTCAAAGTCCGCCGTGAGCTCAACGCTACTAGCAGTCAGGATGAGTTTGCAAAGTGGGCAAAGCTGCGAAGACAGCACGACAAGCTGCTGGAGCAACTAGAGAAAAAGA AAGCCGCACTCGACTCGACCAAAGGCAACTTTGACAAATACATAACGGGAATCCGTTGGGTGGGCACCCAGGGACTACGATACTTCCTCCCCTTTTGGTACGCCAAGGTCCCCATGTTCTGGCTGCCCTACGGCTGGTTTCCGTACTACGCAGAGTGGCTCGTGTCGTTCCCGCGCGCGCCCATGGGAAGCGTCAGCATAGCCTCCTGGCAGCTCGCATGCACGGGCTTTGTGGTGCTGATCAAGGATGCCATAACGGCACTCGTGGTCTTTGTGATGGGCATGCGGCAGAGCAACGTCAAGCAGGCCGTTCCTGTGAAGGCGGTGTCTGGCGAGAAAGCAAGCGACGAGAAGGAGGGCAAAAAGGAACTATGA
- a CDS encoding MKI67 FHA domain-interacting nucleolar phosphoprotein produces MAAAVSKKGRATRAKPAAQAADSPKAAVESPQPAKRKAESEASPVVTKKAKAEKNKKAVAAATTTSSDKEKTAQKKSATTPTKASSTKAVKKAEKEEVVAEEEIALDDDNDSEEEREDQALVTKLGFEVSDDEEEGGDYTAGTDVGKVPKVSTKVKKSAQAGSSDGPRVIYIGHIPYGFFEHEIRQYLSQFGTITNLRLSRNKKTGASKGYAFVEFQDASTAAIVAKTMDAYLLFGRILKVKLVPRESQHDNLFKGANRRFKKVPWTKMAGKELEKPKGEARWGKAVEKENRRRSGRLEKLRELMGYEFEAPAVKPAVAAIEAKKTAEIEAPKEVEEKPKAIEAPPAAEKESVVEAANSPAAKPAKTTKAKKGRKAKS; encoded by the exons ATGGCAGCAGCTGTATCAAAGAAGGGCAGAG CCACCCGCGCAAAGCCTGCAGCGCAGGCGGCCGACTCCCCCAAGGCCGCCGTAGAGTCGCCGCAGCCGGCCAAGCGCAAGGCCGAGTCTGAGGCGTCGCCGGTCGTGACCAAGAAGGCCAAGGCtgagaagaacaagaaggccgttgccgctgccaccaccaccagcagcgaCAAGGAGAAGACAGCACAGAAGAAGTCGGCAACTACGCCGACAAAAGCCAGCAGCACAAAGGCTGTGAAAAAGGCAGAGAAGGAGGAGGTCgtcgccgaggaggagatcgccctggacgacgacaacgactCGGAGGAGGAGCGCGAGGATCAGGCTCTCGTCACCAAGCTGGGCTTTGAGGTTTCAGACGATGAAGAGGAAGGCGGCGACTACACCGCGGGCACCGACGTCGGAAAGGTGCCCAAGGTGTCTACCAAGGTCAAGAAGAGCGCCCAGGCTGGATCCAGCGACGGCCCGCGCGTTATATACATCGGCCACATTCCCTACGGTTTCTTTGAGCACGAGATAAGACAG TACCTCTCCCAATTCGGCACAATAACCAACCTCCGCCTCTCCCGCAACAAGAAGACTGGCGCGAGCAAAGGGTACGCCTTTGTCGAGTTCCAGGACGCCAGCACGGCCGCCATTGTGGCCAAGACCATGGACGCGTACCTGCTGTTTGGCCGCATTCTCAAGGTAAAGCTCGTGCCGCGCGAGAGCCAGCACGACAACCTGTTCAAGGGTGCCAACCGCCGCTTCAAAAAGGTCCCCTGGACCAAGATGGCCGGCAAGGAGCTCGAGAAGCCCAAGGgcgaggccaggtgggggaAGGCCGTCGAGAAGGAGAACAGGAGGCGCTCCGGCAGGCTCGAGAAGCTCAGGGAGCTGATGGGGTACGAGTTCGAGGCCCCCGCCGTCAagcccgccgtcgccgccatcgaggccaagaagacggCCGAGATCGAGGCGCCCAAGGAAGTGGAGGAGAAGCCAAAGGCCATCGAGGCCCCGCCCGCTGCTGAGAAGGAGTCCGTCGTCGAGGCGGCCAACAGCCCAGCTGCGAAGCCTGCCAAGACGACCAAGGCAAAGAAGGGGAGGAAGGCTAAGTCTTGA